A stretch of the Papaver somniferum cultivar HN1 chromosome 6, ASM357369v1, whole genome shotgun sequence genome encodes the following:
- the LOC113290360 gene encoding uncharacterized protein LOC113290360 codes for MFVGRQVHASIDDGSINHVAILDVVYDGARLGLRSGASSVNWMMLCCNKFGAKSLENKAHIRKISSLSALRITSKSSSGVESKESHKRKASHNKENSNSEMGDAKGPKTKKSRKVTVIKSNLSILDFNVGDVTPITTVQPLHTNSPVNPITTQTPEANIFISPVQASDANASVTFEELFPEKEPAADQGVKGDSTIASTNVLNMDQTSSSFINTDSQPNPADLSIPTDFSMPSPFMSISSSSSSSSFLLNSLSPSKKALDSVKSASQALSDIINSAQYLTNDPCKLRICSALSKLMCEFPSDRATRNDILSQIDPSFHVALDVLDSHHHMILAEGHFEYSCSQLELSQQNASLEKEVTRLKGELREVQKLRGELEVANIDAENLRSENRNLREENRILSKEKRSFLMKEAMFSHQYSILHEINDNQARTLRSLKEQYETSFKGLKSQNEKIIQSKVNLTVKKNQLQEQYDHLKHSHDVLKKKNKSLSADEKKIRSRLYGSVGDEFDKIMENMKDNTLALSNFCEDSERLHQSTITQLRSDLSKARKECTNLELSLFASCGGAQRRLAYQQNILEINARNLERGAIRKAHANSQSVINEILLSNSLHAVKLPSLTIGEDEEYPEADSDYDFLSDDEREQEGEEDHLEKDKPVSETNAEIEVLGPDFVTSTDQRYAKFTFVSGGPNLS; via the exons atgtttgtTGGTAGGCAAGTGCATGCCAGCATAGATGATGGATCCATTAATCATGTTGCTATCCTGGATGTTGTGTATGACGGAGCTCGATTAGGTTTGAGATCAGGTGCAAGTTCT GTTAATTGGATGATGCTCTGCTGCAACAAGTTTGGAGCAAAAAGTTTGGAGAACAAGGCACACATTAG GAAAATTTCTTCTCTAAGTGCTCTTAGAATaacctctaaatcttcttctggtGTCGAGAGTAAAGAATCACATAAGAGGAAGGCTTCGCATAACAAAGAA aattccaattctgagaTGGGTGATGCCAAAGGACCTAAAACTAAGAAATCTCGCAAGGTTACTGTGATTAAGTCGAACCTCTCTATTCTTGATTTTAATGTCGGAGATGTCACCCCTATAACAACAGTTCAACCTTTGCACACAAATTCTCCTGTTAATCCTATAACAACTCAAACTCCTGAGgcaaatatttttatttctccAGTTCAAGCTTCTGATGCGAATGCCTCTGTTACTTTTGAAGAACTTTTTCCTGAAAAGGAACCTGCTGCTGATCAAGGGGTAAAAGGTGATTCTACTATTGCCTCTACGAATGTATTGAATATGGATCAAACTTCCTCTTCGTTCATCAATACCGATTCTCAACCAAACCCTGCTGATTTGTCTATCCCTACAGATTTCTCCATGCCTTCCCCTTTTAtgtctatttcttcttcttcttcatcttcttcttttttactaaATTCTCTTTCTCCGAGTAAGAAAGCTTTGGATAGTGTGAAGTCTGCATCTCAAGCTCTATCCGATATTATCAATTCTGCTCAATATTTAACCAATGATCCTTGCAAACTTCGCATATGTTCAGCTTTGAGTAAGCTTATGTGCGAATTCCCTTCTGATAGAGCTACAAGGAATGATATCCTCTCTCAAATTGATCCTAGTTTCCACGTTGCTCTAGATGTCTTG GACTCTCATCATCACATGATTTTAGCTGAAGGGCATTTTGAATATAGTTGTTCCCAGCTAGAACTTTCGCAACAGAATGCTTCTTTAGAAAAGGAAGTCACTAGACTAAAAGGGGAACTCCGAGAAGTCCAAAAGTTGAGAGGAGAGCTCGAAGTTGCGAATATTGATGCCGAGAATCTTCGTAGTGAAAATCGAAATCTTAGAG AAGAAAATCGTATTCTTTCTAAGGAGAAGCGTTCTTTCTTGATGAAAGAAGCGATGTTTTCGCACCAATATTCAATTCTTCATGAAATAAACGATAACCAAGCGCGAACTCTTCGCTCGTTAAAGGAGCAGTATGAAACATCGTTTAAGGGGTTAAAGTCCCAGAATGAAAAAATTATCCAAAGTAAAGTAAATTTGACTGTGAAGAAGAATCAGCTTCAAGAACAATATGATCATCTAAAGCATTCCCACGATGtccttaagaaaaagaataagtcTCTCTCTGCTGACGAAAAGAAGATTCGATCCCGTCTTTATGGTTCAGTTGGTGATGAGTTTGACAAGATtatggaaaatatgaaggataataCCCTTGCTCTTTCTAACTTCTGTGAAG attctgaaagattGCATCAATCCACTATTACCCAATTGAGATCTGATTTATCAAAGGCTCGCAAAGAATGTACGAACCTGGAGCTTTCTCTTTTTGCTTCTTGTGGCGGAGCGCAAAGAAGACTCgcatatcaacaaaatattttggaGATCAATGCTAGAAACCTTGAAAGAGGAGCTATTCGCAAGGCTCATGCCAATTCTCAATCTGTAATCAATGAAATTCTTCTAAGCAACTCTCTTCATGCAGTAAAGCTCCCTTCTCTTACCATAGGCGAAGATGAAGAATATCCCGAAGCAGACAGTGATTATGACTTTCTGAGTGATGATGAAAGAGAGCAAGAGGGTgaagaagatcatcttgagaaggacAAGCCTGTGAGCGAAACCAATGCTGAAATTGAGGTCCTAGGCCCA GACTTCGTCACGAGTACAGATCAAAGGTACGCTAAATTTACGTTTGTTAGTGGTGGTCCAAATTTGTCATGA